A region of Methyloversatilis discipulorum DNA encodes the following proteins:
- a CDS encoding formylmethanofuran dehydrogenase subunit A, protein MSLIKLTGGRVIDPANGVNDQVRDIYVRDGRIVAGPNEHEKVTAEYNIAGRIVMSGAIDMHSHIGGGKVNIAREMLPEDHRGDPLERTELTRSSCGHAAPGTLAAGYRYAEMGYTAAFEPAILPINARQAHMEMGDTPILDTGGYAMLGSDDFFLRMMAAKEDQKAINDYVAWTLNATQTVGIKIVNPGGISAFKFNQRKLDLDERNAYYGITPRDIVKVLSRAVHDLGVPKPLHVHASNLGVPGNVDTTLGTMDAAEGLPIHLTHIQFHSYGTEGDRKFSSAAARIAEAINQKKNVTADVGQILFGQTVTASGDNMVQYRNADHGSPKKSVIMDIECDAGCGVVPFKYKDQNFVNALQWAIGLEIFLMVDDPWRVFLTTDHPNGAPFTTYPHLIKLLMDRSFRNAMLDTINPDARAMSNLAGLDREYSLYEIAIMTRAAPAKLIGLADRGHLAPGAAADIVVYKEDADRERMFEKPELVFKDGELVVRDGRIVKVVRGNTHAVKPEFDRSIEKKIEPYFQRYHSVRMNNFKISDDELCECGGGSKLIAHACKKRG, encoded by the coding sequence GTGAGTCTGATCAAACTGACCGGTGGCCGCGTGATCGATCCGGCCAACGGCGTGAACGACCAGGTGCGCGACATCTACGTGCGCGACGGTCGCATCGTCGCCGGACCAAACGAACACGAAAAGGTCACCGCCGAGTACAACATCGCCGGCCGCATCGTCATGTCGGGTGCGATCGACATGCACAGCCACATCGGTGGCGGCAAGGTGAACATCGCGCGCGAAATGCTGCCGGAAGATCACCGCGGCGATCCGCTGGAGCGCACCGAACTGACCCGTTCGAGCTGCGGTCACGCAGCACCCGGCACGCTGGCGGCGGGTTATCGCTACGCCGAGATGGGCTACACGGCCGCCTTCGAGCCGGCCATCCTGCCGATCAACGCGCGCCAGGCACACATGGAAATGGGCGATACGCCCATTCTCGACACCGGCGGTTACGCCATGCTGGGCAGCGACGATTTCTTCCTGCGCATGATGGCGGCCAAGGAGGACCAGAAGGCGATCAACGACTACGTCGCCTGGACGCTGAACGCGACGCAGACGGTCGGCATCAAGATCGTGAACCCGGGCGGCATTTCCGCCTTCAAGTTCAACCAGCGCAAGCTCGACCTCGACGAACGGAACGCCTACTACGGCATCACGCCGCGCGACATCGTCAAGGTGCTGTCGCGCGCGGTGCATGACCTCGGCGTGCCGAAGCCGCTGCACGTGCATGCCAGCAACCTCGGCGTGCCGGGCAACGTCGACACCACGCTGGGCACGATGGACGCGGCCGAGGGCCTGCCCATCCACCTGACGCACATCCAGTTCCACAGCTACGGCACCGAGGGCGACCGCAAGTTCTCGAGTGCGGCGGCGCGCATCGCCGAGGCGATCAACCAGAAGAAGAACGTGACGGCCGACGTCGGCCAGATCCTGTTCGGCCAGACGGTGACCGCCTCCGGCGACAACATGGTGCAGTACCGCAACGCCGACCACGGCTCGCCGAAGAAGTCGGTCATCATGGACATCGAGTGCGACGCAGGCTGCGGTGTCGTGCCCTTCAAGTACAAGGACCAGAATTTCGTCAACGCGCTGCAGTGGGCGATCGGTCTCGAAATCTTCCTGATGGTCGATGACCCGTGGCGCGTCTTCCTGACCACCGACCACCCGAACGGCGCGCCGTTCACGACCTACCCGCACCTGATCAAGCTGCTGATGGACCGCAGCTTCCGCAATGCGATGCTGGACACCATCAACCCCGATGCGCGCGCGATGAGCAACCTCGCCGGCCTCGACCGCGAGTACTCGCTGTACGAGATCGCCATCATGACGCGGGCCGCACCGGCGAAGCTGATCGGTCTGGCCGACCGCGGCCATCTGGCGCCGGGTGCGGCGGCCGACATCGTCGTCTACAAGGAGGACGCCGACCGCGAGCGCATGTTCGAGAAGCCGGAACTGGTGTTCAAGGACGGCGAACTGGTGGTGCGAGACGGTCGCATCGTCAAGGTGGTACGCGGCAACACGCACGCGGTGAAGCCGGAATTCGATCGCAGCATCGAGAAGAAGATCGAACCCTACTTCCAGCGCTACCACTCGGTGCGCATGAACAATTTCAAGATCAGCGACGACGAACTGTGCGAGTGCGGCGGTGGCAGCAAGCTGATTGCCCATGCATGCAAGAAGCGGGGTTGA